In the Blochmannia endosymbiont of Camponotus sp. genome, ATCCTATAGCAGCTATAATCGCTCCTTGTTCATGTCTACATAATAGATGTTTTACTTCAGAATCAAATAATGCATCGTATATTGGCATGATAGCTCCACCTGGGTAACCAAAAATAATATCTACACCTTTGTCTCTCAGTGCTTTTATTATCCACTGAGCTCCGTTCATATTTATTTCCTCTTGTGATTTGTATGAATTAAATAATAATCAAATTAGATTATTCATAAATAAGTGATCGATTTTTAAAATTAATTGTAAACCATATGGAAATTATATATTTTTATTAGATTTAAATAAATTTGGAATATTTATAAAATATTGTGTATTTTATCAAAAATGGCTTTTTTAGAAAAATCCTCGTAACATTTATATTTACGACATCAATATAAGCTTCCGGTGTATCGACGCAATTGTAAAATATAATAATATTATTAGTTTAAAGCGTAATACTGCTATATATAAATAAAATTTCATTTTTTCTGTATATTTTAAACCAGTAAATAATTATATAAAAATTAATCTTTTGTTACATTAGTGTTGATATTTAATTGTTAAGAATATTATATTCTATAATATGTTTTATTAAAAACTAGCAGTAATTTTTAAAACAGTAATTTCCATGTGCTTTAAATATAATAATTTTTTATGATAAATATAAATTATCATTACGTGAATAAAATATAACGCATTTGATATTCTTAAATATTAATAATGATAAATTTTGTTTTGTTTTAATGCTTTTGTTTTAGTGGATACTTTCAATAAGACACATAATACACATTTGATTATATATGTGTGTTTTATTTATATTTTATATGTTACAGATGCGGTATTTTAAAAAGTGATATTTTTGTAAATAATATGATTTGAATAATCATCAGTATATAGATGATTATTGTAGTTTATTGTTATAAGATTGTATATATTTTAATTATTTTGACAATATAAATAAAAACCATAACCGTTTATTTTTATTAAAAATTTTAATTAGTATCGTTTGTTTATTTTTTGAGAAGAACGATATACGATATTAAGATTTTAACTTTTCTATATTAAATATTTATAGATTTCAGTTAATATAATTAATTTTTATATTAAAAAGTGTATAAAGATCCATAAATATATGGGACGATAGTTATTTTTTAAAAAAATATAAATAACAAACACGTAAAAGATACAATATTATTTGCACATATTAAATATGTGTACTGTGAATTATATAAGAATTAAACAATATATTATTTATTTTAAAATTTTTATAGATAGATCACAGGGGTGAAGAGACTTGAACTCCTAACACTCGGTTTTGGAGACCGACGTTCTACCTATTTGAACTACACCCCTTATATTATTAATAATTAATACGGCGCTGCGGTGCGGACGGGATTTGAACCCGTGACCCTCGGCGTGACAGGCCGATGTTCTAACCATCTGAACTACCGCACCGTTATCAATTAAATAATTATTATAGTTAATGCTTAACTAAAAACATATATAACTTTTATTGATAAATTCTGAGAATTTTGTTCTACTGGATGTATTACTTTTACGGTTTACATGTAAAAATTAATTTAACACAAAATTACTCAATATATTTAATTTATGGAGCTAAGCGGAATCGAACCGCTAACCTTCTGCGTGCAAAACAGATGCTCTCCCAGTTGAGCTATAGCCCCACCAAGCTTATCAAGTGTACTGTAACAAGTTTAAAATAAAGATGCAAATTAAAATAATATAATTATAAATTGTTGCTTTATTAAATGCAAATAATTTCTAACATAATGGTTTTTAATTCTTAATGATATTAATATTAGAGTTAATTAATAATTTAGAATTAGTTTAATTGAGTCAACAATTATTTCTTATAAAAAATCTATTGTAATTTGAGATAAATTAATTTAATAAATCTAGCGGTATTAGATTAAGGTTGATAGATGTTTATAAAAATTTGCATTTTTTGATGTTTTGAGTCTATAAAATATTCATATGCACAGATAAAGTTTGATGTTTAATTTAATAATTAAAAAATAGTTATTACATGTTAAGCTCATATTTGATATATATTTATATCTCTTAATATAATAAGCGCATGTTTATATATGCGATAAAGATTAAATAAATATATGAATTTTATAGTAAGAAGTTCAAATTTTTTATAATTTATATTGATAAGATTTCTGAGGAGAAAAAATTATAATTAGACAATAAAATAGATTTTAGTTTAATAGCTTCTATAGTATCCATAGAGCAATAGATTTTATTTAGTCTGACGGAATAATTAATATTGTTTATAGCCCCTTTAGTTAGGGTCTTATTATGTCGTAGTAAACGTAAACTATATTTAGCGATGGTACGTCTAGAATCTACTAAATAGCTATTTGAAGATAACGTCGTAATTAATTCTTTTTTTAGCAAGGAAAAATGAGTACATCCTAGTACTATAGTATCAGGAGGTTGTTTCAGCTCTAACCAAGGGGCTAGAATACTACGAAGCATTGATAAAGATATTTTTTCACCATATATTTTGGATTCAGCTAAGTTTACCAATTCAGATGTGCCTAATAATAGTACCTTGTATTTATTTGCAAAACGTTTTATAAGATTACAAGTATAGTCATGATTGACAGTACGATGTGTTGCTAATACTCCAATGATGCCGTTTTTAGTTAATTTAGATGCTAACTTGATTGCGGGTATCACTCCAATAATAGGAAATAAAAAATGATTTTGTAATATTTTTAATGAAACTACACTGGCAGTATTACAAGCAATAATTACCAGATCTAATCGATGTTGATTTTGTACAGCTTTAATTATAGAAGTTACGCGATTTGTGATAAATATTTCTGAACGTTCACCATAAGGAAAGGCTTGATTATCAAAAAAATATAAATACCATACGTGTGGTAACAATTTGCGTATTGCAGTGTAAATGGATAAACCACCTACTCCAGAATCTAATATTAAGATTGTTGGTTGTTTGTATTTGTATGTATTTTTACAGAAATATGTCATTTACTTTATTAAATATTTACTTGATATAAGTATCATATAAATTGGTCTGATTAGGTATATATCTATCTACGATTTTATTTATAATTTTTTATCTATTTTGGTGTGAACCTTTTATTGAAAAGTTTTATCTTTTAATCGATGATATTATATTGAATGGTATATCCATAATAGTATTAGTTTTATTAAAATCATATATTTTTTATGATTTTATTTGTAATTGGTTAAATATTATCGGGAATTGGATTGTTATGTATTATGTTGATAATATGTAAGTAAATATGAATATTTTCAATCTTCTAATTAATAATTTTTTTTGCTAGCATAATAAGCATTTTTATGCAGAAACTGAGTTTTAAAATATATGTTTTTGAGTATGTATAGAAAATAAATTTATTAAAAGTTCTTATTTGTATATAAGACATATTATGTTAATTTTTGTTTTTTATTCCTAGACTATGACATATTGCATATGTTAAATCTGATCTATTAAGAGTATAGAAATGAAAATTTCTTACTCCTTCTTTAATAAGAATTCTAATCATATCTATTGCTACAAATGTTCCAATCATTTTTTGTGTTTTTAGATCGTGGTCTAACCCGTTAAAAATTACGTACATCCAATGTGGTATTTTAACTTTAGTAAAAGTAATAAAATTTTGTACTTGACGAAAATTGAAAATAGGTAATATTCCGGGAATAATTTCTATATCAATTCCAACAGATACACAAAGATCTCTAAATCTTAAATATTGTTCTACATCAAAAAAAAATTGAGTGATGGCACGATTAGCACCAGCATCTATTTTTTTTTTCAAATTAATTAAATCTGATTGTGCGTTTTTTGCTTCTGGATGTACTTCTGGGTAAGCGGCTACGGAAATATCAAAATTTCCAACTTTTTTTAATAAATACACCAAATCTGCAGCATACATAGATGATTGATGATTTTTGTTGATTTGATCACCTCTTAGTGCAACAATGTTATGGATACCATTGTTCCAGTATTCTTGAGCAATGATTTGTAATGCTTGGGGGGTTTCATTAATACATGTTAAATGAGGAGCTACTACTAATCTAGTATGTTTTTTTATATCATTAATTGTTTTGTTGGTATAATCTCGTGTTCCGGAATTAACACTATACGTTACAGAAACAAACACAGGATTTAGTTTACTTAATTTTTTTATAGTTTTACATAATATTTTTTTCATTTCATTGGTACGTGGAGGGAAGAATTCAAATGATACATTAATATTGCCGTTTAACTCTGCTAAATGTTGATTTAATATTTTTTGTTGAGCAGCATGGAACATACTCATATTTTCCTCTCGTAAATTTGTAAAATAATATGCATAATATGTTATATATTCCATACTACAAATAAGCATTATTATATTTACTATTTAAAGTTATATTTTTATAAAGAATTTTTTTGTATTTAAGTTATATGAAAGAGTGGTGTCTGCTTATTATAAACAGTATTTTTTAAAGTAATAAGTCAAAACAATGTTATTGTTATTTTGAGTTCTATGTTTATAGCAATTATATGCTCTCTAGTTAGGGCCTACATACCTAAAGTGTGTATTAAATAAATTAATGATGTATATTTTACATCAATTTTTATGTGTTAAATATGTTATTTTTTAAATTTTATAGATGTTTAATTGATTACTAAAGTTTGTAATAATATTTCTATACGTTCATTAATTATTTTGTTTTTATTAATAAGTATACGTATTGATGCGCCATTAATATGGGAATATTTTATCGTATTGATGTAAATGCTTGCGCTAAGTCAGCGATAAGATCATCACTATCTTCTAGTCCTACTGAAACACGAAGCAACATATCATTAATGCCAGCACGTTTTAGAGTGCTTTCCGGCATAGCAGCATGCGTCATAGTAGCTGGATGGGCAATTAGACTTTCTACACCTCCGAAAGATTCTGCTAATGTAAATAATTTTAATGATTGCAAAAACTGTAGCAACATATTTTTAGTTCCTTTTAGTTCGAAACTAAATATCGATCCAAATCCACTTTGTTGTTTACAAGCAATATTATGTCCAGGATGAGTAGATAATCCTGGATAGTATAGCTTATTGATTTGAGATTGTTGTTGACAGAAAGAAATAATGCTTTCAGTATTTTTTTGTTGTTGATAGACTCGAGGCATTAAAGTGCGCATACCACGTAATAATTGATAGCTATCAAAAGCGCTGCTGGTAATTCCAAGTGTGTTGCCCCACCAAGCTAATTTATCGGAAATATATGTATCTTTAGATATTACCGCTCCTGCTATTAAATCTGAATGTCCGTTTAGATATTTACTACAAGAATGTATTACTAAGTCTGCGCCTAGAATTAATGGATTTTGAAAAACTGGAGTCATAAATGTATTGTCTACGACACATAATATATTTTTTTGAAGTTTACAAATATTGTAAATATCTACTATTCGGAGCATAGGATTACTTGGAGTTTCTATAAAAATTAATTTAGGTTTATATACTAACGACTCTAGTAATATTTTTGTGTCATTTTGATCGATAAATAGTACCTTACATATGCCCTTTTTATGTAATGCATCTAATAGTCGGTAAGTTCCTCCATAGCAATCATGAGGCGCTATTAATAAATCATTTGGTTCAAGAAAAGCGGAGCATATCAAATAAATAGCAGACATACCGCTACTTGTCATAATTGTATTTTTTCCATATTCTAAATCTGATAAAGTCTGTTGAGCTACATCTCGAGTAGGATTTTTGCGTCGTGAATAATCATACAGACGTGGCTGATTTAATCCAAAAAAATTATAAGTAGTTGAGAGAGTAATAGGAGGCACAACACATCCATGTTGTTCATCAATATTCAAACCGCTTCTAACACTGATTGTAGATTTTTTAATTTTCATAATAAATAATTAACTTGATCATTTGTACTCCTCAAAATACCATTAATATCATTAATATACTAATGTTATTTATGTATCTGATAATATTTTCTATATATTTATTATTTATGATGACTAAAATAACAAATTTATTTTGATTTTAATTATATGTAGTAGTAATAGTAATGAAATTTGATAATGTATGCTGTTTTTGCTCCGTAATATATTTTGTTAGCTACATACTATGTAGCGTGCAAATTCAGATGTAATAACGTATGTATTTATGTTTTCTTCGTTTTTTTATTAATAGGTAAAAATTTAGAGTTAATAGCAATATTAAAGCGTTTATTAAAAAGATTTACACGGCCTCGTGTATCTACTATACGTTGTGTACCTGTATAAAACGGATGACATAGATTACAAACGTCTAAATTTAAGTTGCGATTTAAAGTTGATTTAGTATTAATAATATTTCCACACGAACAATGTGCAGATATTTCACTATATTTTGGGTGAATATTTTTCTTCATGGTATATTCTCGTATTCAGTAATACTGTATTTTTAATAGTTGATAAAATATTGTAACACATGATAAAAATAATAAATTTTATTCTATGGAATTTAATAAATTCAATGTTAACATGTTCATAGTTAAACAATTAAATCTGTTAATTATGTATGCATGTACATGTGTAAAAATAAATGAAGAAATAAATTAATAACTTTTAAATATCTATTGACAATAGATGTTATTTTTATTTTATATAAAATTTTTATAAAAATTAATAATATTTATGTATTTTTTAGGCGCAATGCATCTAAATTTTAGGAACACTGTTATATACTATAAAAACTATGTTGTACTGTAATAGGATTAAATTAGTTTATAATTTATTATGATTATATTTATCAAATATAATCATATATTTTTGAGTTAAGAATTACTGTTGTTTTGGTTAGAAATAATTACATTTATGTTTAACTAAATATAAAGTTTGTTGTTTGTTTGATGTTGTATATAAATATTTATTTGGTTAATAACTATACTATTATTGAAACAATATTTATACCTACAATTATTCATTAATATTAGGGACATAACCATGTTAGAATATATTATGTATGCAATATTATTGTAATAATTAATAAAACTGTAATTATATTAAACTTTTTAAGTATACTAAAATATCGACTCTTAACAGATAATTATTCGTATAAGTATTTTTATCAGATATATAAAAGCTAATATATAAATTAGAGTAATAATGGTATTCATATTATAGTCTTCTTGATGAAGATTAAATAGACTATTTGTAATTAGGTTATATTAGATATATAAAACTTCAATAAGTTCTAATTTAGTGTGGGTAAAAATATTTATTTCATTTATATTGAAATTTTGTTTCTAATAATTTTTAGAAGTTATTGTGCGCTTTTATTATGTTAGTTTTATTAGGTAAAAATAGTAACGTAAGATCCGTTATGGTCATAATATTTATAAAAAATTATAATTAAATATCTGGGTTTATATTATCGCTAATAGGTTTTTAATGATAATGTCAATCATTAAAAGAACTTTGATTTAATCGTTTAATTTATTACTATAGGTTGTTAACTCGTGAATTTTTGTATATATGATTAGAAATGTCGATACGAATAAATAATGTATATAATTCATTAATTGAATTATGCATAAGCTTATAAACGAGAAAGCTTATGCATGTAGGATATTTACATAATCACAACAACCTTAAAATAATTGCTGGGATGCATAATTTTAGTATAATAAATTGTTGTTGAAGTAAAAAATAAATACTTTTGAAGATGTTATATTGATTTTAGAAAAAGTTTTATATATCAGTACTATATCGTGAATCTTATAAAAATAAGGTAAAAATATATGCATGTTTTAATTTAATATTGATGTTGATCTCTTAATGAATAACTTAAATAAATTTAAATAATTTAAATATAGGTCGACTTTATGTCTACATGGGTTGTTGGAAAAATTATTGAAGTGAAACGCTGGACAGATAAATTATTTAGTCTGATTGTGCAAGCACCAGTGAATACATTTATTGCTGGACAATTTACTAGAATAGGAATATGCGTAAATAGCATGATTATGCAGCGTGCTTATTCATATCTTAATGCTCCTAACAGTCCCAATTTAGAATTTTATATAGCTACTGTCTTAGAAGGTAAATTTACCCCATTGTTGCGTGATTTACGTTCTGGTGATACTATTATGCTTACTAAAGAAGCATATGGACATTTTATACTTGACGAAATTCCAAGTTGTAAAAATTTATGGATGTTGGCTAGTGGGACAGGAATTGGTCCATATCTATCAATACTTGAGGATCATAACGAAAGATTGAATCAATTTTCAAATATTGTGTTGGTACATGCAGTACGGTTTTATAAAAATTTAAACTATTTATCTCGAATGAAAAAATTAAAAAATATTTATTCTAGTAAATTACGTGTGCAAACAATTATAAGTCAAGAAGAATTATCTGGTTCTCTTTTTGGACGTATACCTACTTTAATAGAAAATAATTCTTTAGAAAAAAAAGTGGGATTAAATTTGGATGTTAGCAATAGTCATGTAATGTTATGTGGTAATCCGCAGATGATATCTGATACTAAAGAGGTATTGAAAAAAAAATACGGAATGAAAGATCATATGCGACGCAATCCAGGCCATATTACTCAAGAACGTTATTGGTGATAACAAATAATAATATATACATTATTATATAATGAATATTATGTATTATAACTTATAGCGTATTTTAAATTAATTATTCAAACCATCGCAATTTTTAGCATTAACATGCTGTAATGCATGTCTTATTATGTTTGCAAATATGTGAATTTATCATCGTACAATATATGTTTGATCTATTTTTTGTTTATGTTGTTAATATTGATGTAGATGATTATCATATAGAGGGATTGTAATAATAGGAGAGACGATATGAGACGCCTATTAGTAATAGGAAACTGGAAATTAAATGGTAACAAAAATACCATAACTAATCTAATTGTTAGATTAGTTATGGCGTGCGCTAGTATTTCCAAATGTAGTGTGGCTGTTGCTCCTCCTGTGATGTATTTAGATTTAGTTATGCGTTATTTAACAAATAGTAATATTTGGATGTGTGCGCAAGATGTTGATATTCATATATCTGGAGCATTTACCGGCGATGTTTCTGCAGCAATGTTGCAAGACCTAAATACCCGATATGTTTTGATCGGTCATTCTGAACGAAGAATACATCATAAAGAAAACGATGCATATATTGCTAAAAAGTTTTTTATCTTAAAAAAGATTGGATTAATTCCTATCCTATGTATAGGAGAAAATAAAAGAGAATATGATGCTGGTCAGACTCAATCAGTATGTCTTAATCAGATTAAGTCAGTCATTAAATTACTTGGTGTAGAGGCGTTTAAAGATTCAGTTATTGCGTATGAGCCTATATGGGCAATAGGCAGCGGTATGAGTGCGTCCCCAGAAAGTGTACAAATAGTTCATAAATTAATTCGAAATTATATTGCAAATTATAATGTATCTATAGCCAATAAAATAGTAATCCAATACGGAGGGTCTGTGACACCAGAAAATGTTACTCAATTTCTTAATCAAAAAGACATTGATGGTGTGCTAGTAGGATCTGCTTCTTTAAATGCAGATAGTTTTTCTATGATTGTGCGAGCAGCTGAAAATCATGATAAATCTCATTCATTACTTAAATGATAAATAATATATATTGAAAATAAGTTGATTCTATTTGTACAACAGACGGATTGTATTTTTCAGAAACTAATAAATAACAATAGATACAACTTTGTATATGGGTTTATATAGCATATAAAATTGAAATGTATACTACATTGTAATTTTAATATAGCATAGAGTTGAGTGATAGTGATTATTTAAATTTAAAATAGTTTTTTAGCTGTTTTTAGTAAATCTTGACGAAATGGACGTTGCATATGTTGTATTGCATCGTTAATGTCATGGTGTACTAGTTTTTCGTTTTGTACCCCAATGCAACGTCCTTTATACCCTTGCAATAATAGTTCAATAGAATATGCTCCCATTCTGGATGCTAGAATACGATCGTAAGCTACTGGTTTTCCTCCGCGTTGAATATATCCTAAAACGGTAGCACGAGTTTCTCTACCAGTTTTTTCTTCAATGTATTGTGCTAAGTAAAATATATTACAAATACGTTCGGTAATAGTTACTATTGCATGTTTTTTTCCTTTAGAAATACCAGATTTAATTTCATTTACTAAATCTTGTGCGTTAAATTCTACTTCGGGGACTACAATAAACTCGCAACCTCCAGCGATTGCTGCTGCCATAGTTAAATCGCCACAACAACGCCCCATTACTTCTACAATAGAAATACGTTGATGTGAAGATGATGTGTCACGTAATCTATCAATTGCATCAACAATTGTTTCTAAAGCTGTGAAATAACCAATAGTATAATCTGTTCCAGCGACATCGTTATCGATGGTACCAGGTAATCCTATACAGGGGAATCCTATATCACTTAATCTTTTGGCTCCTAAATAAGATCCGTCTCCTCCAATTATTATGAGGGCATCAAGTTTGCGTTTATATATATTATTAATAATTACTGTTCTAACGGCATCTTTTTTAAATTCAGGAAAACGTGCAGAACCAAGAAAGGTACCCCCCCGGTTTATTATTTCTGAAACGCTGCGACGACTCAATTGTATCATTCGATTTTGAAATAATCCTAAATAACCATCATATACCCCATAAACTTCTAATCCTTCAGAAAGACCTGCTCGTACTACACCTCGAATAGCTGCATTCATTCCTGGAGAGTCACCACCGCTTGTTAGTACTCCTATTTTTTTTATCATATATACAGAACTCTATTATGTTGTTTATTAGCAGAGCAGATCATAACCAAATTCTTATGTAATTTATATAATTAATAATAAAATATACTTGTTATGTGAAATATATAAAAATAAAAACCACATTTAATATATATAATTATATATTAAATTATAAGATATTTGGGTAATAGTATTTTTAGAATTGAATACTGAAATATTATTTTTATATATTTGGTTTATATTGATATTAAATATATTAATTGTATCATATTATATTTATTTGTAATGAAATAGATTAGTGTTATATCTTTATAAGATTTAACTATATACATAGATAATCATATTAGTACAATAATTTCAATTGTGTTAACAATATAATTAAATTGTTTTCAAGACTAAAAATATAAGAAGAAACATATATTTTTTAATTATATAGCTAATATTTTAGCTATATAATTATTTTAATTTCTGATAAATAAAGTATTTAATTTTATTGTATATGTTATGTGGAAATAAATTACGTACAGATTATATCATATCTTTATTTGCAGTGAATATTATTAATTTTTGTTTATCAAAATATTTTTATTGCGCTATGTAGTTAATACTTGCTCAAAAAATTATGTATTTTCATTTTTATGCAGTAAATTATTGTGATTTTTTAATTTTCTTACAAGTCTGGCAGGTTTTCCTGTCACTGTAGCATAAGGTGGTACGGAATGTAGTACAACAGATCCAGCCCCAACTTTAGCTCCGTATCCTATTTCAATATTACCTAAAATAATGGCACTGGCCCCAATCATCACTCTTTGCCTAACTTTAGGATGACGATCGCCATTTATTTTACCAGTTCCTCCTAAAGTAACAGATTGCATTATAGATACATTATTTTCTATAATTGATGTTTCTCCTATTACTACTCCAGTGGCATGATCTATCATAACACCGCATCCAATACTTGCAGCGGGATGAATATCGACATTAAAAGCAGCGGAGATATGATTATAAAAATACATAGACAATTCTTGACGATTATTATGCCATAACCAATGAGAAATACGATGTGCTTGCAATGCATGAAATCCTTTAAAGTATAGAAAAGGAGTAAAATACTTAGTTACAGATGGATCGTTCAAATGTATTGCATAAATATCTCGTGCTGCAGCAGTAATTATGTTTTCGTCAGAATTATATATGTCTTCTAATATTTTGATTATATCAGTTATAGGTATATCTACATTATTCAATTTTTTAGATAGTATATGAATTAGCGCATTCTTAAAATTTTTATGTTTTAATATAGTAGTATATATAAAATTAGCCAATATAGGTTCGGATTCGGTTAATAATTTCGCTTCAACCTTAATATTATTCCAAACTATTTCTAATATATTTAAAGGCATAAGCTTACCTTATTTTCATAACATGAAGAATAACTAAAATAGATATATTATTAATTATTTTAGTTATTAAATTTTTTTTCTTTTTTGTGTACGTTGTAATAAAGAATAAGCCGCATCATGAACATTTTTATTTTGATATAATATTTGATATATTTGTTCAGTAATGGGCATATCTATTTTATATTTAATAGATAACTCATATACTTCTTTTGTGTTTAAGAATCCTTCTATTATTTGCCCAATATTTTTTTGGGCATGATGTATATTTAAACCCTGTCCCAAAAATATTCCAAATCGACGATTTCGTGATTGATCATCAGTGCAAGTCAATACTAAATCTCCTAACCCGGCCAATCCCATGAAAGTTTCTGGTATTGCTCCAATTGCTGTTCCGAGACGCGACATTTCTGCTAAACCTCGTGTAATTAGTGCTGTTCGTGCGTTGGATCCAAATCCTATTCCATCAGAAATACCTGCTCCAATAGCAATAATATTCTTTACTGCTCCCGCTATTTGAGTACCAATAGTATCAGTATTAACATATATTCTAAAATTTTTGTTGCAATGCAGTATATTTTGTAAATCATAATTTAATATTGCATCGGTGGAAGATAATGTTATTGCAGTAGGCAATCCTATAGCGAGTTCCTTAGCAAAAGTTGGACCAGAAATAATTGCAATAGGCACATTATTTCCTAAAATGTCACGTGTCACGTCTTTTAGAAAACGGCCAGTTTTGGGTTCTAATCCTTTAGATGCTATGATAATACGAGTATTTTTTTTTAACTTTGGTTTTATTTGCATTAACACATGACTAAATATATGACTTGGTACTGCAATTAATAAATTTAAGCAGGTAGCTAAGGTTACTGATAGAGATGTTTCTAAATATAACGATGGCGGAAAGGGTATATTTGGTAAATAGGCTTGATTGCATCGATGAGTTTTAAGCGTTTGAATGTGAGAGGCATTATGGCCCCATAATAATACTATATGACCATTTCTAGATAACGCAATAGCCATGGCCGTACCATAGGATCCAGCCCCAATTATTGTAACAGTAGGATGTACAATAGTAGACATAGTCATGAAAACTCAACTATTTTATAATACTAATTTTTAGGGTGTATTATCATGTTTTTTTAGAGACTTAATAAATAACATATCGAAATTGATTGGGTCTAAATTAAATTGAGGAAAAGTTCCTCTAGACACTTGGCTACTTATGCATTCACTAGCGTAAGGGAACAAAATACCTGGACAATATGCACTGAGACAATGTCTCATTTGTGTTTGATTAAGTCCTAAAATATTAAAAATTCCAGCTTGTTTTACTTGACACAAAAAAGCTGTATTTTCCCCAATTTTTGCAGTAACAGTGATGTATAATACTACTTCATAT is a window encoding:
- the murI gene encoding glutamate racemase gives rise to the protein MTYFCKNTYKYKQPTILILDSGVGGLSIYTAIRKLLPHVWYLYFFDNQAFPYGERSEIFITNRVTSIIKAVQNQHRLDLVIIACNTASVVSLKILQNHFLFPIIGVIPAIKLASKLTKNGIIGVLATHRTVNHDYTCNLIKRFANKYKVLLLGTSELVNLAESKIYGEKISLSMLRSILAPWLELKQPPDTIVLGCTHFSLLKKELITTLSSNSYLVDSRRTIAKYSLRLLRHNKTLTKGAINNINYSVRLNKIYCSMDTIEAIKLKSILLSNYNFFSSEILSI
- the metF gene encoding methylenetetrahydrofolate reductase, with the protein product MSMFHAAQQKILNQHLAELNGNINVSFEFFPPRTNEMKKILCKTIKKLSKLNPVFVSVTYSVNSGTRDYTNKTINDIKKHTRLVVAPHLTCINETPQALQIIAQEYWNNGIHNIVALRGDQINKNHQSSMYAADLVYLLKKVGNFDISVAAYPEVHPEAKNAQSDLINLKKKIDAGANRAITQFFFDVEQYLRFRDLCVSVGIDIEIIPGILPIFNFRQVQNFITFTKVKIPHWMYVIFNGLDHDLKTQKMIGTFVAIDMIRILIKEGVRNFHFYTLNRSDLTYAICHSLGIKNKN
- the metB gene encoding cystathionine gamma-synthase, with translation MKIKKSTISVRSGLNIDEQHGCVVPPITLSTTYNFFGLNQPRLYDYSRRKNPTRDVAQQTLSDLEYGKNTIMTSSGMSAIYLICSAFLEPNDLLIAPHDCYGGTYRLLDALHKKGICKVLFIDQNDTKILLESLVYKPKLIFIETPSNPMLRIVDIYNICKLQKNILCVVDNTFMTPVFQNPLILGADLVIHSCSKYLNGHSDLIAGAVISKDTYISDKLAWWGNTLGITSSAFDSYQLLRGMRTLMPRVYQQQKNTESIISFCQQQSQINKLYYPGLSTHPGHNIACKQQSGFGSIFSFELKGTKNMLLQFLQSLKLFTLAESFGGVESLIAHPATMTHAAMPESTLKRAGINDMLLRVSVGLEDSDDLIADLAQAFTSIR
- the rpmE gene encoding 50S ribosomal protein L31, translated to MKKNIHPKYSEISAHCSCGNIINTKSTLNRNLNLDVCNLCHPFYTGTQRIVDTRGRVNLFNKRFNIAINSKFLPINKKTKKT
- a CDS encoding ferredoxin--NADP(+) reductase; its protein translation is MSTWVVGKIIEVKRWTDKLFSLIVQAPVNTFIAGQFTRIGICVNSMIMQRAYSYLNAPNSPNLEFYIATVLEGKFTPLLRDLRSGDTIMLTKEAYGHFILDEIPSCKNLWMLASGTGIGPYLSILEDHNERLNQFSNIVLVHAVRFYKNLNYLSRMKKLKNIYSSKLRVQTIISQEELSGSLFGRIPTLIENNSLEKKVGLNLDVSNSHVMLCGNPQMISDTKEVLKKKYGMKDHMRRNPGHITQERYW
- the tpiA gene encoding triose-phosphate isomerase — translated: MRRLLVIGNWKLNGNKNTITNLIVRLVMACASISKCSVAVAPPVMYLDLVMRYLTNSNIWMCAQDVDIHISGAFTGDVSAAMLQDLNTRYVLIGHSERRIHHKENDAYIAKKFFILKKIGLIPILCIGENKREYDAGQTQSVCLNQIKSVIKLLGVEAFKDSVIAYEPIWAIGSGMSASPESVQIVHKLIRNYIANYNVSIANKIVIQYGGSVTPENVTQFLNQKDIDGVLVGSASLNADSFSMIVRAAENHDKSHSLLK
- the pfkA gene encoding 6-phosphofructokinase; this translates as MIKKIGVLTSGGDSPGMNAAIRGVVRAGLSEGLEVYGVYDGYLGLFQNRMIQLSRRSVSEIINRGGTFLGSARFPEFKKDAVRTVIINNIYKRKLDALIIIGGDGSYLGAKRLSDIGFPCIGLPGTIDNDVAGTDYTIGYFTALETIVDAIDRLRDTSSSHQRISIVEVMGRCCGDLTMAAAIAGGCEFIVVPEVEFNAQDLVNEIKSGISKGKKHAIVTITERICNIFYLAQYIEEKTGRETRATVLGYIQRGGKPVAYDRILASRMGAYSIELLLQGYKGRCIGVQNEKLVHHDINDAIQHMQRPFRQDLLKTAKKLF